One window of Oncorhynchus masou masou isolate Uvic2021 chromosome 28, UVic_Omas_1.1, whole genome shotgun sequence genomic DNA carries:
- the LOC135517064 gene encoding polymeric immunoglobulin receptor-like: protein MASHLSFLLLLLIFSRLSVAYRVSVRTGGSTTIPCHYVQKYKTHVKYLCKGDNLYSCTPVVPADPPKSIDKSSISDDINQQTITVTMTDLEPEESVQYWCVVEINGGQNVWIERFHLSVTPGTPELYVDQQEVTGVEGGSVIVNCYSSYTGNRKWWCRIGGSGSCVERNSGALDGTSVTLQQTTDVTRRNVLMVTMSGLKTENTGWYMCGVGDLMMPVHITVRQQTTTQSTTTMTSE from the exons ATGGCTTCtcatctctcattcctcctcctcctcctcatcttttcCAGACTCTCAG TTGCTTATCGTGTGTCTGTGAGGACAGGAGGCTCCACCACCATCCCATGTCACTATGTTCAGAAATACAAAACCCATGTGAAATACCTGTGTAAAGGAGATAATTTGTATAGTTGCACCCCTGTTGTACCTGCTGACCCGCCCAAGAGCATAGATAAGTCCTCAATCTCTGATGACATCAACCAGCAAACAATCACTGTGACCATGACTGATCTGGAGCCAGAGGAATCTGTACAATACTGGTGTGTTGTGGAGATCAATGGTGGACAAAATGTCTGGATAGAAAGGTTCCACCTATCTGTCACTC CAGGTACTCCAGAACTCTATGTGGACCAACAGGAGGTGACTGGAGTTGAAGGAGGGAGTGTTATTGTAAATTGTTACAGTAGCTACACTGGAAATAGGAAGTGGTGGTGCAGGATTGGTGGCAGTGGGTCCTGTGTGGAGAGGAATTCAGGGGCTCTTGATGGAACATCAGTGACCCTACAGCAGACCACTGATGTCACCAGAAGAAACGTCTTAATGGTGACTATGAGTGGACTGAAGACGGAGAACACTGGCTGGTACATGTGTGGAGTGGGAGACCTTATGATGCCTGTTCACATCACTGTCAGACAACAAACCACCACACAAAGTACCACCACTATGACCAGTGAGTAG